AGTTGCGTCTGTGCTTGCTTGGCCACGTCAAACAGGGCGCCGCGGATCGCCTGATTGGCGGCGACGCCGCCGGCCGCGACCAGCGCGCGTGGCGCGCCGAACTGCTCGCGGAAAAGCCGCAGGCCAACGCGCAGCCGGTCGGCCGTGGAGTCCAGCACCGCGGCCTGAAAGCTCGCGCAGAGATCGTTGACGTCTTGCGGCGTGATCTCGGCGAGTCGGCTGGCTTCGGTGCGGACGGCCGTCTTCAGGCCTGACAGCGAGAAATTGGCGTCGGGGCGACCCTGCATCGGCCGTGGAAACGCAAAGCGCGTCGCATCGCCATTCGTCGCGGCGCGCTCGACCTGCGGGCCGCCCGGATAGGGCAGGCCCAGCATCTTCGCGACCTTGTCGAAGGCCTCGCCGATCGCGTCGTCGACGGTGGTGCCGAGCCGTAAATATCGGCCGACGCCGGTGACCGCGACGATCTGGGTGTGGCCGCCGGAGGCGAGGAACAGGCAGTAAGGAAATTCGATACCATCGGTCAGGCGCGGCGTCAGCGCATGCGCCTCGAGATGGTTGACCGCGACCAGCGGCGTGTCATGCACCATCGCGATCGCCTTCGCGGTGGTGAGCCCGACGATGACGCCGCCGATCAGTCCCGGCCCCGCGGCGGCCGCGACACCGTCGAGCTGGGCGAAACCGATGCCGGCCTCGCTCATGGCGCGATCGATGATGCCGTCGAGCAGGTCGACATGGGCGCGTGCGGCGATCTCCGGAACGACGCCGCCGAAGCGGGCGTGCTCCTCGACCTGCGACCGCACGATATTGGACAAGATCCTGCCGCTCCCGTTGGGCGCGCGCTCGATCACGGCCGCCGCGGTCTCGTCGCACGTGGTCTCGATGCCCAGTACCAGCATTGGCGAATTGTTATCCAATTTGCGCCCTTGCGCTCATCCGGAAAGCAGAGTTCTGGTAACGCGG
The genomic region above belongs to Bradyrhizobium sp. CCBAU 53338 and contains:
- the tsaD gene encoding tRNA (adenosine(37)-N6)-threonylcarbamoyltransferase complex transferase subunit TsaD; translated protein: MLVLGIETTCDETAAAVIERAPNGSGRILSNIVRSQVEEHARFGGVVPEIAARAHVDLLDGIIDRAMSEAGIGFAQLDGVAAAAGPGLIGGVIVGLTTAKAIAMVHDTPLVAVNHLEAHALTPRLTDGIEFPYCLFLASGGHTQIVAVTGVGRYLRLGTTVDDAIGEAFDKVAKMLGLPYPGGPQVERAATNGDATRFAFPRPMQGRPDANFSLSGLKTAVRTEASRLAEITPQDVNDLCASFQAAVLDSTADRLRVGLRLFREQFGAPRALVAAGGVAANQAIRGALFDVAKQAQTQLIMPPPALCTDNGAMIAWAGAERLALGITDTLEAQPRARWLLDANATAPAGYGKTRAGY